A window of the Trichoderma asperellum chromosome 4, complete sequence genome harbors these coding sequences:
- a CDS encoding uncharacterized protein (EggNog:ENOG41~SECRETED:SignalP(1-17)) gives MLSSKLFLLLFSSITSALVIPKDYDVPAGYCCFTLTDPSTNKVIQQNKEYGFLYLDASQPKGWYCFNPSKSQPILWDDFNNACIIDWDGQFQCLDPTPGDDVWTLGHSGSNSSDLLLLHNGSPTYQACPNQSGGEFIASGASEAGCRNIHLEATGLQGTCSSFTA, from the coding sequence ATGCTTTCCTCAAagcttttcctccttctcttttcctcaaTCACGTCCGCTCTCGTCATCCCTAAAGACTACGACGTCCCGGCCGGCTACTGCTGCTTCACCCTCACCGACCCTTCCACTAACAAGGTCATCCAGCAGAACAAGGAATACGGTTTCCTCTACTTGGACGCAAGCCAACCAAAGGGATGGTACTGCTTCAACCCTTCCAAATCTCAACCTATCCTTTGGGATGACTTCAACAATGCTTGCATCATTGACTGGGATGGACAGTTTCAATGTCTTGATCCTACCCCTGGCGATGACGTGTGGACGTTGGGTCACAGCGGCAGCAATAGCAGCGATCTTTTACTACTTCATAATGGCTCTCCGACATATCAGGCGTGTCCCAACCAGAGTGGAGGTGAATTCATTGCGTCTGGTGCATCTGAAGCTGGATGCAGGAATATTCACTTGGAAGCAACAGGCCTTCAGGGAACATGCTCAAGCTTCACTGCCTGA
- a CDS encoding uncharacterized protein (BUSCO:EOG092D3OFG), with protein sequence MRTSRISKDTAKLVRRAAGSDSPPRRTTRSSLARFAHNAGVNGVKAEQTPDIEDSTSPPPRKRRRGSDASFSAELAKAEADSDQDDKLDAVLAAAAPPKSARRARKPARRVADPDTGESTVSPPSDWEEMYNVVRKMRAPGGAAYGAAVDTMGCERLADRNASPKDQRLHSLIALMLSSQTKDTVTAVVMRKLQTELPAYKPGAPVGLNLDNVLAVDPNLLNQMIWAVGFHNNKTKYIKQTAEILRDKWNGDIPDTITGLTSLPGVGPKMAYLCMSVAWNRTEGIGVDVHVHRITNMWGWNKTKNPEETRLALQSWLPHDRWREINSLLVGLGQSVCLPVGRRCGDCDLGLQGLCKAAERKKFLRGGRSRGS encoded by the exons ATGCGAACATCACGAATTTCAAAGGACACTGCAAAGCTGGTGAGGCGAGCCGCAGGTTCTGACTCGCCACCGCGGCGCACGACGCGATCCTCGCTTGCGCGCTTCGCCCATAATGCGGGCGTGAATGGCGTCAAGGCGGAACAGACACCCGACATTGAAGACAGCACCAGCCCGCCGCCGCGGAAGCGCAGGAGAGGCTCCGATGCCTCTTTCTCCGCCGAATTGGCCAAGGCGGAAGCCGACTCGGACCAGGACGACAAGCTCGATGCCGTGTTGGCAGCTGCGGCCCCCCCGAAGAGCGCACGCCGTGCCCGCAAGCCCGCGCGCAGAGTCGCGGATCCGGACACCGGCGAATCGACAGTCTCCCCCCCGTCTGACTGGGAAGAGATGTACAACGTCGTGAGGAAGATGCGAGCGCCGGGTGGCGCCGCCTACGGGGCTGCGGTAGATACAATGGGCTGCGAGCGCCTGGCGGACAGGAACGCTTCGCCAAAGGACCAGCGGCTGCACTCGCTGATAGCGCTGATGCTATCTAGCCAGACAAAAGACACGGTCACGGCGGTGGTGATGCGGAAGCTGCAGACGGAACTGCCGGCGTACAAGCCCGGAGCACCGGTGGGATTGAATCTGGACAATGTGCTGGCGGTAGATCCGAATCTGCTGAACCAGATGATCTGGGCTGTTGGATTCCACAACAACAAGACCAA GTACATAAAACAGACAGCAGAAATTCTCCGTGACAAATGGAACGGCGACATCCCAGACACGATAACCGGCCTGACATCTCTCCCCGGCGTCGGCCCCAAGATGGCCTACCTCTGCATGTCTGTTGCCTGGAACCGCACCGAGGGCATTGGCGTCGACGTGCACGTCCACCGCATCACCAACATGTGGGGGTGGAACAAGACCAAGAACCCGGAGGAGACGCGGCTGGCGCTGCAGTCATGGCTGCCACATGACCGGTGGCGCGAGATCAACAGCCTGCTCGTGGGACTGGGGCAGAGCGTGTGCTTGCCCGTGGGACGGCGGTGCGGCGATTGCGATTTGGGGTTGCAGGGGCTTTGTAAAGCggcggagaggaagaagttcTTGAGGGGAGGAAGATCAAGGGGGAGCTGA
- a CDS encoding uncharacterized protein (EggNog:ENOG41): protein MQPSGANKGFFQPPPILPNQFYDDVSFRRCFNLFLPFSVITEVEAEVAALGRDVLSDEVFAWITDAEHNKPYIKGSGRDAFGRLQGELVTGEGWRELQKFGLSRGFVATGYDTPYGAFSRPLQYLRLHLWEASSANVTCPSAMQDGAAALLRRHLASRRLSETERIVFDDAYRRLISRDPSVAWTSGQWMTERTGGSDVSQTETIALYQPEDAEGALASKEGKIPLGPWSIHGFKWFSSATDSNMTILLARTSKDKLSTFFAPMRRHDPKAKTMTGHPKSDGTRLNGVWIQRLKNKLGTQSLPTAELVLEDMRGWMIGEEGRGINEISTILTITRIHNAVTACGYVGRGLGIARAYARRREVGAGRGARMKLTESTLHMRTLANLTAEYHGLMLMSNYCGYMLGISEHEATPPTSALAALTPPAQYIDPLLRIIVPLAKAYVCKAAVPLLYSCMESLGGVGYLVNEEQEYLNVARLYRDCCVLPIWEGTTDVLCTDMIRALKHPKTGTQSLNALESFIKSSSSFNEEAVVKRYGWDPVGKWTALRAYIDERDQAALVGEGREILWDVAEILISLLLFVDAATDQNDACKEIFRRFIDDKFSKEKRTRDTPAEELEKDLAIVYGVEEAEAVAREIGPKL from the exons ATGCAGCCCTCAGGGGCAAACAAGGGGTTTTTTCAGCCTCCCCCGATTTTGCCCAACCAATTTTATGACGATGTTTCCTTTCGCAGATGCTTCAACT TGTTTCTCCCCTTTAGTGTAATTACCGAAGTTGAGGCTGAAGTCGCAGCCTTGGGCAGGGATGTTCTCTCGGACGAGGTGTTTGCCTGGATCACAGATGCTGAACACAACAAGCCCTACATCAAAGGCAGCGGCCGAGATGCTTTTGGCAGACTGCAGGGCGAGCTTGTGACTGGCGAAGGATGGCGCGAGCTGCAAAAGTTTGGCCTGTCTAGAGG CTTCGTTGCCACCGGTTATGATACCCCCTATGGCGCATTTTCTCGCCCTCTGCAGTATTTGCGCCTGCACCTGTGGGAGGCCTCGTCTGCAAACGTGACTTGCCCCTCTGCAATGCAGGATGGtgccgctgctcttctaAGGAGGCATCTGGCGTCTCGCCGTCTCAGCGAGACAGAGCGCATTGTTTTTGACGATGCTTACCGCCGTCTCATCTCACGCGACCCAAGCGTAGCCTGGACCAGTGGGCAATGGATGACGGAGCGCACCGGCGGCAGTGATGTATCTCAGACCGAGACCATTGCTCTCTACCAGCCCGAAGATGCCGAGGGCGCCCTCGCCTCGAAAGAAGGCAAGATCCCCCTCGGACCGTGGAGCATCCACGGCTTCAAGTGGTTCTCATCCGCGACAGACTCGAACATGACCATCCTGCTGGCTCGTACTTCCAAAGACAAGCTCAGCACCTTTTTTGCGCCTATGCGACGACACGACCCCAAGGCCAAAACAATGACTGGCCACCCCAAATCTGACGGAACTCGGCTCAACGGTGTCTGGATCCAGCGCCTCAAGAACAAGCTCGGCACCCAGTCACTTCCTACTGCCGAGCTTGTCCTGGAAGACATGCGCGGCTGGATGATTGGCGAAGAGGGCAGGGGCATCAACGAGATTAGCACAATTCTGACCATCACTCGAATTCACAACGCCGTGACGGCCTGTGGATATGTCGGTCGTGGATTGGGAATTGCAAGGGCATATGCGCGACGGCGAGAAGTTGGGGCTGGCCGCGGTGCCCGCATGAAGCTGACCGAGAGCACGCTGCACATGCGCACCCTGGCCAACCTGACTGCCGAGTACCACGGGTTGATGCTCATGAGTAACTATTGCGGTTACATGCTTGGTATTTCTGAGCATGAAGCGACGCCACCGACATCTGCTCTCGCAGCTCTCACACCACCGGCTCAGTATATCGACCCGCTCCTTCGTATTATCGTGCCTCTTGCCAAGGCTTATGTATGCAAAGCTGCCGTCCCGCTGCTCTACTCATGCATGGAATCGCTCGGCGGTGTGGGCTATCTCGTCAACGAAGAGCAGGAATACCTCAATGTGGCTCGACTCTACCGCGATTGCTGTGTTCTGCCCATCTGGGAGGGCACAACCGACGTCCTATGTACGGATATGATCCGCGCGCTGAAGCACCCCAAAACAGGAACCCAATCGCTTAATGCGCTGGAAAGCTTCATCAagtcttcgtcatcattcAATGAGGAAGCCGTCGTCAAGCGCTATGGATGGGACCCTGTAGGGAAGTGGACTGCTCTGCGGGCATACATTGATGAAAGGGACCAGGCTGCTTTGGTCGGTGAGGGTAGAGAGATTCTATGGGACGTGGCGGAGATACTCATTTCCTTGCTGCTctttgttgatgctgccacCGACCAGAATGACGCTTGCAAGGAAATTTTCCGTCGCTTCATCGATGACAAGTTTTCGAAGGAGAAGCGTACGAGAGATACTCCAGCAGAGGAACTGGAGAAAGATCTGGCCATTGTGTATGGTGTCGAGGAGGCGGAAGCTGTGGCTAGAGAGATTGGTCCGAAGCTGTAG
- a CDS encoding uncharacterized protein (EggNog:ENOG41~SECRETED:SignalP(1-26)) has translation MMRIAVAGGRGFGFLLATELAQAANAYNVVVLSRSARPEFDQFDVQVHVVDYHDHNSLGYALQGVDLVISTISGTEQLNLIDASGRGRVRMFVPSEFEGPLSRRPSRNDPLDRGSSQALALLKQWSESSRMKYTIFSCGLFMERFHPYGIINTFGIGHGSGVGGPGEFLVNSTTATAEYPEQDSKGHSVRVCLTSVYDVVRYIVAAVDLGPSHWPREFTMYGDRMKVRDLITTYSTACNAVFTRHVQQPAELEALLTYYAQLCDYDKVAYYQRLLATANGRYDFSQATLNEAVNRSNSVNVQPVTFGAWLTSVWQAF, from the exons ATGATGCGGATTGCAGTCGCCGGCGGAAGGGGCTTCGGGTTTCTGCTGGCGACAGAATTAGCACAGGCGGCGAATGCGTACAACGTTGTTGTTCTATCAAGATCT GCAAGGCCCGAATTCGACCAGTTCGACGTCCAAGTTCATGTCGTAGACTACCACGACCACAACAGCCTAGGTTATGCGCTCCAAGGGGTCGATCTCGTCATATCAACGATATCCGGCACCGAACAGCTGAATCTCATCGATGCTTCCGGGCGCGGGCGCGTCCGCATGTTTGTCCCCTCAGAATTCGAAGGGCCCCTTAGCCGACGGCCCTCACGGAACGATCCCCTAGATCGCGGATCCTCGCAAGCGCTTGCTCTGCTAAAGCAGTGGTCTGAATCGTCACGAATGAAATACACCATTTTTTCATGCGGCCTCTTTATGGAGCGGTTCCATCCTTACGGCATTATCAATACCTTCGGTATCGGCCATGGCTCTGGCGTGGGCGGTCCTGGAGAATTCCTCGTCAACTCTACCACAGCCACGGCCGAGTATCCGGAACAGGACTCCAAGGGGCATTCGGTACGTGTCTGCCTCACATCGGTGTACGACGTGGTTCGATACATTGTAGCAGCTGTTGACCTGGGGCCCTCGCATTGGCCCCGTGAGTTTACTATGTACGGGGACCGGATGAAAGTCCGAGACCTCATCACCACATACAGCACCGCTTGCAATG CGGTGTTTACACGACATGTACAGCAGCCCGCAGAACTAGAAGCCTTGCTCACCTACTATGCTCAACTGTGCGACTATGACAAGGTAGCATACTATCAGAGGCTCCTTGCGACGGCCAACGGGCGGTACGATTTCTCACAGGCGACACTAAACGAAGCCGTCAATCGTAGCAATAGCGTCAACGTCCAGCCAGTGACATTCGGCGCCTGGCTGACGAGCGTATGGCAAGCGTTTTAG